In a single window of the Cupriavidus basilensis genome:
- a CDS encoding polysaccharide biosynthesis tyrosine autokinase: protein MATSFETQYTDVSGPAELRLSDYLVTLVDHWRMIAAITLLALVLGTVYALLQKPVYRADAMIQVEESKGGNAANANQGSSLQTLSSIFDPNSSTAAEIELIRSRLVVEEAVRKLHLDIAARPRYFPVIGAWLAAYNSGLAPPTELLGLSQYAWGAEAITVSLLDTPQKYYGKVFRLIADSEHTYTLRDPEGNTVLQGRVGEEAAGTTALGPVRIRVDALVGRNGSQFELVRASTIGTVERIQRALVVAESALQSGIIRASLEGPDPKLTADIVNTVARQFVQQDIGRRSAEAEHTLAFLDQQLPALRKELDLAEERYNSFRNRQGTVNLGEESRLLLQQIVENKTSLARLQTRLAEIRTHYTDANPAVVALMAQIETLSAQQSTLRRSVSVLPDTEQTALRLERDVRVDTELYTNLLNNAQQLRIVKAGQVGNVRVVDYAEPADDPIRPQRAMLVLISGGIGLVLGALLAFLRKALYGGVEHPEEIERMLGVPVCAVVPRSQTQLRLQRELRASGSSGLGVLAARAPDDIAVEGVRALRTTLQYALHTARNNVVMLTGSRQDAGKSFLSVNLAALVASGRKRVLLIDGDMRRGEVHVHFGLSQVPGLSDTLMGTDIDSVVIREVLPGLDVLTRGSLPPDPAELLMSDRFHAMLDLFKQRYDMVIIDTPPVLAVTDATLLGRHAGTTLLVVRHGRHSAAEVTETARRLTNGGVTLHGVLLTDVPKPPLLLRTGYTEYYGYDGRVK from the coding sequence ATGGCTACCTCATTCGAAACCCAATACACCGATGTCTCCGGCCCGGCCGAGCTCCGGCTGTCCGACTACCTGGTGACGCTGGTCGACCACTGGCGCATGATTGCCGCCATCACCCTGCTGGCGCTGGTGCTGGGCACCGTCTATGCCTTGCTGCAGAAACCGGTCTACCGCGCCGACGCCATGATCCAGGTGGAGGAGAGCAAAGGCGGCAACGCCGCCAATGCCAACCAAGGCTCGTCGCTGCAGACGCTGTCGTCGATCTTCGATCCCAACTCCTCCACGGCGGCCGAGATCGAGCTGATCCGGTCCCGGCTGGTGGTGGAGGAGGCGGTGCGCAAGCTGCATCTGGATATCGCGGCCAGGCCGCGCTACTTCCCCGTGATCGGCGCGTGGCTGGCGGCATACAACAGCGGGCTGGCGCCGCCCACGGAACTGCTCGGCCTGTCGCAGTACGCATGGGGCGCGGAAGCCATCACGGTCTCGCTGCTCGACACGCCGCAGAAGTACTACGGCAAGGTGTTCAGGCTGATCGCCGACAGCGAGCACACCTATACCCTGCGGGATCCCGAAGGCAATACGGTGCTGCAGGGCCGGGTTGGCGAGGAGGCCGCCGGCACCACCGCGCTGGGCCCGGTGCGCATCCGCGTGGATGCGCTGGTGGGGCGCAACGGGTCGCAGTTCGAGCTGGTGCGCGCATCCACCATCGGCACGGTGGAGCGTATCCAGCGCGCGCTCGTGGTGGCCGAGTCCGCCCTGCAGTCCGGCATCATCCGCGCCAGCCTGGAGGGGCCGGACCCCAAGCTCACCGCGGACATCGTCAACACCGTCGCGCGCCAGTTCGTGCAGCAGGACATTGGCCGGCGCTCCGCCGAAGCCGAGCACACGCTGGCGTTCCTGGACCAGCAGTTGCCGGCGCTGCGCAAGGAACTCGACCTGGCCGAGGAGCGCTACAACTCGTTTCGCAATCGGCAGGGTACCGTCAACCTCGGCGAGGAAAGCCGGCTGCTGCTGCAGCAGATCGTGGAGAACAAGACCAGCCTGGCGCGCTTGCAGACGCGGCTGGCCGAGATCCGCACGCACTACACCGACGCCAACCCGGCGGTGGTGGCACTGATGGCGCAGATCGAAACGCTGAGCGCGCAGCAGAGCACGCTGCGCCGCAGTGTCTCCGTGCTGCCCGATACCGAGCAGACCGCACTGCGCCTGGAGCGGGACGTGCGCGTGGATACCGAGCTCTATACCAACCTGCTCAACAACGCGCAGCAACTGCGCATCGTCAAGGCGGGCCAGGTCGGCAACGTGCGCGTGGTGGACTACGCCGAACCCGCGGACGACCCGATCCGCCCGCAACGCGCCATGCTGGTGCTGATCAGCGGCGGCATCGGCCTGGTGCTGGGGGCCTTGCTGGCGTTCCTGCGCAAAGCCCTGTATGGCGGCGTGGAGCATCCGGAAGAGATCGAGCGGATGCTGGGCGTGCCGGTCTGCGCCGTGGTGCCGCGCAGCCAGACGCAGCTGCGCTTGCAGCGCGAGTTGCGTGCCTCCGGCAGCAGCGGGCTGGGCGTGCTGGCAGCACGCGCGCCGGACGACATCGCCGTGGAAGGCGTGCGCGCCTTGCGCACCACGCTGCAGTACGCGCTGCACACCGCCCGCAACAACGTCGTGATGCTGACCGGCTCGCGCCAGGATGCCGGCAAGTCGTTCCTGTCCGTGAACCTGGCCGCGCTGGTCGCGTCAGGGCGCAAGCGCGTGCTGCTGATCGACGGCGACATGCGGCGCGGCGAGGTTCACGTGCACTTCGGGCTATCGCAGGTGCCTGGACTGTCGGACACGCTGATGGGCACGGACATCGACTCCGTGGTGATCCGCGAGGTGCTGCCGGGCCTGGATGTGCTGACCCGCGGCAGCTTGCCGCCCGATCCGGCGGAGCTGCTGATGAGCGATCGCTTCCACGCCATGCTGGACTTGTTCAAGCAACGCTACGACATGGTCATCATCGACACGCCGCCCGTGCTCGCGGTCACGGATGCCACGCTGCTCGGGCGGCACGCGGGCACCACCTTGCTGGTGGTGCGCCACGGCCGGCATTCCGCGGCCGAGGTCACCGAGACCGCGCGGCGCCTGACCAACGGCGGCGTGACGCTGCATGGCGTGCTGCTGACCGACGTCCCCAAGCCGCCACTGCTGCTGCGCACGGGCTACACCGAGTACTACGGCTACGACGGACGGGTGAAGTAG
- the gmd gene encoding GDP-mannose 4,6-dehydratase encodes MTRKVALITGVTGQDGSYLAELLLEKGYDVHGIKRRTSLFNTDRIDHLYRERHDPDRHFFLHHGDLTDATSMLRVIQQVMPDEIYNLAAQSHVAVSFEEPEYTANADGLGTLRILEAIRILGLQKKTRFYQASTSELYGLVQEIPQKETTPFYPRSPYAVAKLYAYWITVNYREAYGMYACNGILFNHESPVRGETFVTRKITRAISRIAVGLQDEFYLGNLSALRDWGHARDYVEMQWLMLQQDQPEDFVIASGEQYSVREFVQCAAAELGVTVRFEGSGVDEVGIVESVKGKETKLTPGKVIVRVDPAYFRPTEVETLLGDPSKAHAKLGWAPRTPFSKLVKEMVRSDFQIARRDALVTLAGFQALEHHE; translated from the coding sequence ATGACGCGCAAGGTTGCTCTGATCACTGGTGTTACCGGGCAGGACGGTTCCTATCTGGCTGAGTTGCTGCTTGAAAAGGGATACGACGTGCACGGCATCAAGCGCCGCACCTCCCTGTTCAATACAGACCGCATCGATCACCTTTACCGCGAGCGGCACGATCCCGACCGGCACTTCTTCCTGCACCACGGTGACCTGACGGATGCCACCAGCATGCTGCGCGTCATCCAGCAGGTGATGCCCGACGAGATCTACAACCTGGCGGCCCAGAGCCATGTGGCCGTGTCGTTCGAGGAGCCCGAGTACACGGCCAATGCCGACGGCCTCGGCACGCTGCGCATCCTGGAGGCCATCCGCATCCTCGGGCTGCAGAAAAAGACGCGCTTCTACCAGGCTTCCACCTCCGAGCTGTACGGGCTGGTGCAGGAGATCCCGCAGAAGGAAACCACGCCGTTCTATCCGCGCAGCCCATACGCGGTGGCCAAGCTCTATGCCTACTGGATCACGGTCAACTACCGCGAGGCCTACGGCATGTACGCCTGCAACGGCATCCTCTTCAATCACGAGTCTCCGGTGCGCGGCGAGACCTTCGTCACCCGCAAGATCACGCGGGCGATCTCGCGCATCGCGGTCGGGCTGCAGGACGAGTTCTACCTGGGCAACCTGTCCGCGCTGCGTGACTGGGGCCATGCGCGCGACTACGTGGAGATGCAATGGCTGATGCTGCAGCAGGACCAGCCGGAGGACTTCGTGATTGCCAGCGGCGAGCAGTACAGCGTGCGCGAGTTCGTTCAGTGCGCCGCCGCCGAGCTTGGCGTCACCGTGCGATTCGAGGGCAGCGGCGTGGATGAGGTCGGGATCGTGGAGTCGGTCAAGGGCAAGGAAACCAAGCTCACCCCGGGCAAGGTGATCGTGCGCGTGGATCCGGCGTACTTCCGGCCCACCGAGGTGGAGACCTTGCTGGGCGACCCGTCCAAGGCCCACGCCAAGCTGGGCTGGGCGCCGCGTACGCCGTTTTCCAAGCTGGTCAAGGAGATGGTCCGCTCCGACTTCCAGATAGCTCGGCGCGATGCGCTGGTGACGCTGGCCGGCTTCCAGGCGCTGGAACACCACGAGTAA
- a CDS encoding GDP-L-fucose synthase family protein, protein MDKNTVFFIAGHNGMVGSALVRRLRADGYRNLVTRDRAELDLTDQGAVHRFFADEGIEVVLLAAARVGGILANATRPASFLYENLVIETNVIHAAYQAGVGRLVFFGSSCIYPRDCAQPIREEYLLTGALEPTNEAYAIAKIAGLKLCEAYNRQFGTRYLSVMPTNLYGPNDNYDLATSHVLPALISKACTATRQGAPSMTIWGTGKPRREFLHVDDLASATLFLLEREVPHGVFNVGTGRDLPIRELAERICRIAGFEGELVFDTSKPDGTPCKLLDVSKLGQIGWRPAIGLDEGISAIYQEYSRRMEEGLPRVEQAGATALSSAVIE, encoded by the coding sequence ATGGACAAGAACACCGTCTTCTTTATCGCAGGCCACAACGGCATGGTGGGCTCCGCGCTGGTGCGGCGGCTGCGGGCCGATGGCTATCGCAACCTGGTGACGCGGGACCGCGCCGAGCTGGACCTGACGGACCAGGGCGCGGTGCACCGCTTCTTTGCCGATGAGGGCATCGAGGTGGTGCTGCTGGCCGCGGCGCGCGTTGGCGGCATCCTGGCCAATGCCACGCGGCCGGCCAGCTTCCTGTACGAGAACCTGGTCATCGAGACCAACGTGATTCACGCCGCGTACCAGGCAGGCGTGGGGCGGCTGGTGTTCTTTGGCTCCTCCTGCATCTATCCACGCGACTGCGCGCAGCCCATCCGCGAGGAGTACCTGCTGACGGGCGCGCTGGAGCCCACCAACGAGGCCTATGCGATCGCCAAGATTGCCGGGCTGAAACTCTGCGAGGCCTACAACCGGCAGTTCGGTACCCGCTATCTCTCGGTGATGCCGACCAACCTGTACGGCCCCAACGACAACTACGACCTCGCCACCAGCCACGTGCTGCCGGCGCTGATCAGCAAGGCCTGCACGGCAACCCGGCAAGGCGCCCCAAGCATGACCATCTGGGGCACCGGCAAGCCACGCCGGGAGTTCCTGCATGTGGATGACCTCGCGTCGGCCACGCTGTTCCTGCTGGAGCGCGAGGTGCCGCATGGCGTATTCAACGTCGGCACGGGCCGGGACTTGCCGATCCGCGAGCTGGCGGAGCGGATCTGCCGCATTGCCGGTTTCGAGGGCGAACTGGTGTTCGATACCTCCAAGCCTGACGGCACGCCTTGCAAGCTGCTTGATGTTTCGAAACTGGGGCAGATCGGCTGGCGGCCCGCGATCGGCCTTGATGAAGGGATTTCCGCCATCTACCAGGAGTATTCGCGGCGCATGGAAGAGGGGTTGCCCAGGGTCGAGCAGGCAGGGGCAACAGCGCTCTCCAGTGCCGTTATCGAGTGA
- a CDS encoding glycosyltransferase family 4 protein: protein MSGSVTIFHNVVWSRHKGAVFSALHSQSAASSIHYDMVQIAETEHFRLGFSDVDYSFHNYPMHQLYAGCYEDVPRWKMTARLTWEVLKAKGELVVLPGYHRPEYWAMLLACIVTGKRRAVFCDSTGRDRPRRMLTSIPKRVFFSLCHGYFGFGERSREYLMSLGAKPERIFTPCQAAAMPATYKPEQALQERLKHRADGAPVFLYVGRLSEEKGLDTLLEAFAGLHKTMPSATLRLVGTGPMAGTLRQMAAELGLEAAVCQVGSLQDEGLSKEYYRAACMVLPSHSEPWGLVVNEALAHGCPAVVSENCGCVPELVLEGETGFAVPARSAAALQAGMTRALAAFADTQATAERCLSVIRRFDPANAASNIARGCAAMLSEPEVHQRTGVQT, encoded by the coding sequence ATGTCAGGCTCAGTCACGATATTCCACAACGTAGTCTGGTCGCGCCACAAGGGCGCGGTGTTCTCGGCGTTGCACAGCCAGTCTGCGGCAAGCTCGATCCATTACGACATGGTGCAGATCGCGGAGACGGAGCACTTCCGGCTCGGCTTCTCCGATGTCGACTACTCGTTTCACAACTATCCCATGCACCAGCTGTATGCAGGCTGTTATGAGGATGTGCCGCGCTGGAAGATGACGGCGCGCCTGACCTGGGAAGTGCTCAAGGCCAAGGGCGAGCTGGTGGTGCTGCCGGGCTACCACCGCCCGGAATACTGGGCGATGCTGCTGGCCTGCATCGTCACCGGCAAGCGGCGCGCGGTGTTTTGCGACTCCACCGGGCGGGACCGGCCGCGGCGCATGCTGACCTCCATTCCCAAGCGCGTGTTCTTCTCGCTGTGCCACGGCTACTTTGGCTTTGGCGAGCGCAGCCGCGAGTACCTGATGTCGCTCGGCGCCAAGCCGGAGCGGATCTTCACGCCCTGCCAGGCGGCCGCCATGCCGGCCACCTACAAGCCGGAGCAAGCCCTGCAGGAGCGCCTGAAACATCGTGCGGACGGCGCGCCCGTGTTCCTGTATGTGGGCCGCCTGTCGGAAGAAAAGGGGCTGGACACGCTGCTGGAAGCCTTCGCGGGCCTGCACAAGACGATGCCGTCGGCAACGCTGCGGCTGGTCGGCACCGGGCCGATGGCAGGCACCCTGCGCCAGATGGCGGCGGAGCTCGGCCTTGAGGCCGCGGTATGCCAGGTCGGCAGCCTGCAGGACGAAGGCCTGTCCAAGGAGTACTACCGGGCGGCCTGCATGGTCTTGCCCAGCCATAGCGAACCGTGGGGCCTGGTGGTCAACGAGGCGCTCGCCCATGGCTGCCCGGCGGTGGTCAGCGAGAACTGCGGCTGCGTGCCGGAGCTGGTGCTCGAGGGCGAGACCGGGTTCGCGGTGCCGGCGCGCAGTGCCGCTGCGCTGCAGGCCGGCATGACCCGCGCGCTGGCGGCGTTCGCGGATACCCAGGCCACCGCGGAGCGTTGCCTGTCCGTGATCCGGCGCTTCGATCCGGCGAACGCCGCGTCGAATATCGCGCGCGGCTGCGCCGCGATGCTGAGCGAGCCGGAGGTGCATCAGCGAACGGGCGTGCAGACCTGA
- a CDS encoding glycosyltransferase WbuB, with translation MRILICGQNYAPELTGTGKYTAEMAEALAAGGHEVRVVCAPPYYPGWRVGEGYSAWRYTRELRGGVQVHRAPLWVPARPTGATRLLHLASFALGALPSLLRQVLWRPDAVMAIAPNLMSVPATWVVARLAGARTWLHVQDYEVDAAFELGMLKGARLRRAALATERLLMRRFDVVSTISEKMAEHAVRKGVASTRVFRLPNWVDTTAIYPLERPSIYREELGIPPDQKVVLYAGNMGEKQGLEILVCAVAALAGNAGITFVFCGNGPARAMLETHCAGLDNCRFLPLQPVDRLNELLNLADIHVLPQRGDAADLVMPSKLTGMFASGRAIVAMALPGTELFAAVSPRGVAVPPDDVEALAGAIKRLAASPALRAELGAAARGYAEATLSAAAVLSRFDARLRALCGEGAARPAAGEPRVGEELPANVLQPEKAE, from the coding sequence GTGAGAATCCTGATCTGCGGACAGAACTACGCGCCGGAGCTGACCGGAACCGGCAAATACACCGCCGAGATGGCCGAAGCGCTGGCCGCCGGCGGGCATGAGGTCCGCGTGGTCTGCGCGCCCCCTTACTACCCCGGCTGGCGCGTAGGCGAGGGCTATTCCGCCTGGCGCTACACGCGCGAGCTGCGCGGCGGCGTCCAGGTGCATCGCGCGCCGTTGTGGGTGCCGGCGCGCCCGACCGGCGCCACGCGCCTGCTGCACCTCGCCAGCTTCGCGCTGGGCGCGCTGCCGTCCTTGCTCAGGCAGGTTCTATGGCGCCCGGATGCCGTGATGGCGATCGCGCCCAACCTGATGAGCGTGCCCGCCACATGGGTGGTGGCGCGCCTGGCCGGCGCCAGGACCTGGCTCCACGTGCAGGACTATGAAGTCGACGCAGCCTTCGAGCTGGGCATGCTCAAAGGCGCAAGGCTGCGGCGCGCGGCGCTTGCCACGGAGCGCCTCCTGATGCGCCGCTTCGACGTGGTATCCACCATCTCGGAGAAGATGGCCGAGCATGCGGTGCGCAAGGGCGTGGCCAGCACGCGCGTGTTCCGCCTGCCCAACTGGGTGGACACCACCGCCATCTACCCGCTGGAGCGGCCCAGCATCTATCGCGAGGAACTCGGCATCCCGCCGGACCAGAAGGTCGTGCTCTATGCCGGCAACATGGGCGAGAAGCAAGGCCTGGAAATCCTGGTGTGCGCGGTTGCCGCACTGGCCGGCAATGCCGGCATTACCTTTGTCTTCTGCGGCAACGGCCCGGCCAGGGCGATGCTGGAAACCCACTGCGCCGGGCTGGACAACTGCCGCTTCCTGCCGCTGCAGCCCGTCGACCGGCTTAACGAACTGTTGAACCTGGCAGACATCCATGTGCTGCCCCAGCGCGGCGATGCGGCCGACCTGGTCATGCCCTCCAAGCTGACCGGCATGTTTGCCAGCGGCCGCGCCATCGTTGCCATGGCGCTGCCGGGGACCGAGCTGTTCGCGGCGGTATCGCCGCGCGGGGTCGCGGTGCCCCCGGACGACGTCGAGGCCCTGGCGGGCGCCATCAAGCGGCTCGCGGCATCGCCCGCGCTGCGTGCGGAGCTGGGGGCCGCGGCGCGCGGCTACGCCGAGGCCACGCTGTCCGCCGCCGCCGTGCTGTCCCGCTTCGACGCCAGGCTGCGCGCCTTGTGCGGCGAAGGCGCGGCCCGGCCCGCGGCCGGGGAGCCTCGCGTTGGGGAGGAGCTCCCGGCCAACGTATTGCAGCCGGAGAAGGCGGAGTAG
- a CDS encoding acyltransferase family protein has protein sequence MSATQSGAAPAQGRAAARPYGTAMASHAVATLPALTSIRFLAALTVVLCHFTEIGVLNGPAWFLQLADGGRPAVSLFFVLSGFVLTFTYRDKIGLPGGAAAFYAARFARIYPVLVLSLLLSLPVTLWLLHTGDSELLREWYGLKGSYVAMLAVSLVAQLLALTAWLPFSALNQPWNGPAWSISCEAFFYALFPLLLRRLEKRGSRALALLCLALWLLQGAWIALLMAVLPPSRHGFLVAQFPLTHLFEFVLGVCAGIAYARLRGAGGSRHTLGMGLVAVAVCAVGTLAVLRPLSPAFYLQAPFFGALILGLALLERPVAGVLHRRWLVSLGEASFALYLIHVPLARMAYLAGWRQQAGWLAVALAILLSLAIYRYVEEPMRRQLRRRLARPRVVLPVVLPVVLSVVPGAPPASAPQAPAAPVQASNG, from the coding sequence ATGTCAGCGACACAATCAGGCGCGGCGCCGGCACAAGGCCGGGCGGCAGCGCGGCCTTACGGCACGGCGATGGCAAGCCACGCCGTGGCGACATTGCCCGCGCTCACCAGCATCCGCTTCCTGGCGGCCTTGACCGTCGTGCTCTGCCACTTCACCGAGATCGGCGTGCTCAACGGCCCGGCGTGGTTCCTGCAGCTGGCCGACGGCGGCCGGCCGGCTGTCTCGCTGTTCTTTGTGCTCTCCGGCTTTGTGCTGACCTTCACCTACCGGGACAAGATCGGCCTGCCAGGCGGCGCCGCCGCGTTCTACGCCGCGCGCTTCGCCCGGATCTACCCGGTGCTGGTGCTGTCGCTGCTGTTGTCGCTGCCGGTGACGCTGTGGCTCTTGCATACGGGCGACAGCGAGCTGTTGCGCGAGTGGTATGGGCTCAAGGGCTCGTACGTCGCGATGCTGGCGGTGAGCCTCGTGGCCCAGTTGCTGGCGCTGACCGCGTGGCTGCCGTTCTCGGCGCTCAACCAGCCTTGGAACGGACCCGCCTGGAGCATCTCCTGCGAGGCCTTCTTCTACGCCTTGTTTCCGTTGCTGCTACGCCGGCTGGAAAAGCGTGGCAGCCGCGCGCTGGCACTGCTGTGCCTGGCGCTGTGGCTGTTGCAAGGTGCCTGGATCGCGCTGCTGATGGCGGTGCTGCCGCCATCGCGGCATGGCTTCCTGGTGGCGCAGTTTCCGCTGACCCACCTGTTCGAGTTCGTGCTCGGTGTCTGCGCGGGCATTGCCTACGCGCGGCTGCGTGGCGCCGGCGGCAGCCGGCACACGCTCGGCATGGGCCTGGTGGCGGTGGCGGTTTGCGCGGTCGGCACGCTGGCGGTGCTACGCCCGCTTAGTCCCGCCTTCTACCTGCAGGCGCCGTTTTTTGGCGCGCTGATCCTTGGCCTTGCCTTGCTGGAGCGGCCGGTGGCAGGCGTGCTGCACCGGCGCTGGCTGGTGTCGCTTGGCGAAGCCAGCTTTGCGCTCTACCTGATTCACGTACCGCTGGCGCGCATGGCTTACCTGGCCGGCTGGCGCCAGCAGGCCGGCTGGCTGGCGGTGGCGCTGGCCATCTTGCTGAGCCTGGCCATCTACCGCTATGTCGAGGAACCGATGCGCCGGCAGTTGCGGCGCCGGCTGGCGCGCCCGCGCGTAGTGCTGCCCGTAGTGTTGCCCGTAGTGCTGTCCGTGGTGCCTGGGGCGCCGCCCGCATCGGCGCCCCAGGCACCGGCCGCGCCGGTGCAAGCCTCCAACGGATGA
- a CDS encoding glycosyltransferase translates to MNILHLLSSIDPRLGGPVECVRQGSAQLVAQGHRVEVLSLDPPDAPYLADFPLPLHVLGPARGYYHYSPRLVPWLREHAREFDAVIINGLWQYHGFGAWRALRKLQVPYYVYPHGMLDPWFKRAYPRKHLKKWLYWPWAEYRVLRDARAVLFTAEEERRLASQSFWLYRARESVVSLGTQSPPPEHDADGVALRERFLAAYPELRGKRIVLFLGRVHEKKGCDLLIDAFARVAALDPQAHLVMAGPDSAGWVPRLQSQAAARGIGARVSWPGMLRAEMKWGAFYASDVFALPSHQENFGIAVAEALGCAVPALISDKVNIWREIERDGAGLAAPDTVEGCEALLRRWLSMDDAQRVQMRACAKATFNRRFTVESMARDLLRVLQSGEPAQAVMEPEWLGRDA, encoded by the coding sequence ATGAACATCCTTCACCTGCTTTCATCGATCGATCCCAGGTTGGGCGGACCCGTGGAATGCGTGCGCCAGGGCAGCGCCCAGCTTGTCGCGCAGGGCCATCGCGTGGAGGTGCTGTCGCTCGATCCGCCGGATGCGCCCTACCTGGCCGACTTCCCCTTGCCTTTGCATGTGCTGGGGCCCGCGCGCGGCTACTACCACTACTCGCCCCGGCTGGTGCCCTGGCTGCGCGAGCATGCGCGGGAGTTCGACGCCGTCATCATCAACGGCCTGTGGCAATACCATGGCTTTGGCGCGTGGCGCGCGCTGCGCAAGCTGCAGGTGCCGTACTACGTCTACCCGCACGGCATGCTCGATCCCTGGTTCAAGCGCGCCTACCCGCGCAAGCACCTGAAGAAGTGGCTCTACTGGCCGTGGGCCGAGTACCGCGTACTGCGCGATGCGCGAGCCGTGTTGTTTACCGCCGAGGAGGAGCGACGCCTGGCCAGCCAGTCTTTCTGGCTGTACCGCGCCAGGGAATCGGTCGTGAGCCTTGGCACGCAGTCGCCGCCCCCGGAGCACGACGCCGACGGCGTGGCATTGCGCGAGCGCTTCCTGGCGGCATACCCCGAGCTGCGCGGCAAGCGCATCGTCTTGTTTCTTGGCCGCGTGCACGAGAAGAAAGGCTGCGACCTGCTGATCGACGCCTTTGCCCGCGTGGCGGCGCTGGACCCGCAGGCGCACCTCGTGATGGCGGGCCCCGATAGCGCGGGATGGGTGCCCCGTCTGCAGTCGCAGGCCGCAGCGCGTGGCATCGGCGCACGCGTGAGCTGGCCCGGCATGCTGCGCGCGGAGATGAAGTGGGGCGCGTTCTATGCCAGCGATGTATTCGCGCTGCCCTCGCACCAGGAGAACTTCGGCATCGCGGTGGCCGAGGCGCTGGGTTGTGCCGTGCCCGCGCTGATCTCCGACAAGGTCAACATCTGGCGCGAGATCGAACGTGACGGCGCGGGACTTGCCGCGCCCGACACCGTCGAGGGATGCGAGGCGCTGCTGCGGCGCTGGCTCTCCATGGACGACGCCCAGCGCGTGCAGATGCGCGCCTGCGCCAAGGCAACGTTCAACCGGCGTTTCACCGTGGAAAGCATGGCTCGCGACCTGCTGCGCGTGCTGCAGTCCGGCGAGCCGGCGCAGGCCGTGATGGAACCCGAGTGGCTGGGCCGCGATGCCTGA